ttTTTTTCATGTACTCGGAGACACTTGAGCCAtgcaaaggctttatcacattgattacatttgtacggtttctctccagtatgtgttctttcatgtagtCGAAGAAAGGAAGGTTGtaaaaaggctttaccacactgattacattcatagggtttctctccagtatgtgttctttcatgtgctCGAAGATACTTGAGCCGTGCAAAGGCTTtttcacattcattacatttgtaaggtttctctccagtatgtgttctttcatgtattcgGAGATAACTCTGGCGTGAATAGGCTTTATCGCAGTGTTTACatatgtaaggtttctctccagtatgtgttctttcatgtattcgGAGATTACTGCGGTGTGAATAGGCTTTATCACACTGTTTACATATGTAAGGCTTTTCTCCAGTATGCGTTCTTTCATGTATTCGGAGATGACTCCGGTGTGAACAGGCTTTATCACAGTGCTTACatatgtaaggtttctctccagtgtgtgttctttcatgtattcgGAGATGACTCTGGTGTGAAAAGGTTTTATTACATTGATTACATATGTAGGGTCTCACTCCAGTATGTACTACTTTATGGGTTTGAAGATTACCACTTTGtgtaaaggctttaccacactgattacattggtaaggtttctctccagtatgtgttctttcatggaTTCGAAGACGGGCGGGATTtaaaaaggctttaccacattgattacattcatagggtttctttcCAGAATGTGTTCTTTCAAGTACTCGAAGATACTCGAGTTGTAAAAAGGCTTTATcgcattcattacatttgtagggttcCTCTCCAGtatctgttcttttatttatttggacaGTACTCTGACATGCAAGCGCTTCAATATGTGGAAAGCCTTCAGAGTGTTTCTCTCGAGTTTGGTTTCCTTCAAGCTTTTGAAGATGACTGTGATATGTGAAGGCTTTATGACATTGTGTatattcatagggtttctctccagcaGGGCTTCTTTCCTGCCTGCAGTGATAATTGGGAcatgtaaaattttattacattaatcaCACTGATGAATCCTTTCTATCTGTATGAATTGGTTTTACAATTTGGTCTAGTTGTAGGGTAGATTCTGATCTTAGGG
This sequence is a window from Mus pahari unplaced genomic scaffold, PAHARI_EIJ_v1.1 scaffold_11377_1, whole genome shotgun sequence. Protein-coding genes within it:
- the LOC110314927 gene encoding zinc finger protein 431-like gives rise to the protein MLEIYRNLTAIGYKWKGHNIEEHCQNDRRYGRQERSPAGEKPYEYTQCHKAFTYHSHLQKLEGNQTREKHSEGFPHIEALACQSTVQINKRTDTGEEPYKCNECDKAFLQLEYLRVLERTHSGKKPYECNQCGKAFLNPARLRIHERTHTGEKPYQCNQCGKAFTQSGNLQTHKVVHTGVRPYICNQCNKTFSHQSHLRIHERTHTGEKPYICKHCDKACSHRSHLRIHERTHTGEKPYICKQCDKAYSHRSNLRIHERTHTGEKPYICKHCDKAYSRQSYLRIHERTHTGEKPYKCNECEKAFARLKYLRAHERTHTGEKPYECNQCGKAFLQPSFLRLHERTHTGEKPYKCNQCDKAFAWLKCLRVHEKKHTGEKPYKCNQCHKAFAQLPCLRVHERTHTGEKPYKCDQCGKAFTQIGHLQTHKVIHTGGRL